One part of the Trichoplusia ni isolate ovarian cell line Hi5 chromosome 2, tn1, whole genome shotgun sequence genome encodes these proteins:
- the LOC113507377 gene encoding cytochrome P450 4d2-like, translated as MSGSPTLQRGDPTSDDKYYKTAFRFAKFDCVNVFELGLSVNMILLLVSVVAVLLLLASWIKLVRESKRFNINGPSPLPLIGNAHLFIVKSSEFLNLIHRLSLKYGDAFRVHMFSQPTVILNHPKYIEELITSTDHITKGVQYNFLLSWLGQGLLTSTGQKWKSHRKFLTPAFHFNILQNFLPVFCKNQRVLTEKLKQMADGRNIDMFPLVALAALDNVTESIMGLCIDAQQHSKSDYVQSVDELSRIVTMRMQIPILGEEAIFNLLPLKTKQDKALKVLHGQTNQVINARRQELKKLNITTLKASDDVGIRNKHAFLDLLLLSEIDGQKINDQSVREEVDTFMFEGHDTTTSGIAYTLYLLSKHRDVQEKIFEELKTIFTDDLHRDPTYNEFSQMKYLELVLKESMRLFPPVPLIARLITRDCEIGGLKLVKGTSVLMNIFQIHRHPEIFEDPLEFRPERFEGPLKHAFAWVAFSAGPRNCIGQKFAMMELKITISEIIKNFIILPSDQTPELSADLVLRSQNGVNVKLRPRH; from the exons ATGTCCGGCTCTCCGACGTTGCAACGTGGTGACCCTACCAGCGATGATAAGTACTATAAAACCGCCTTCCGATTTGCTAAATTCGACTGTGTTAACGTGTTCGAGCTCGGATTATCAGTAAACATGATTTTGTTATTAGTATCAGTTGTTGCAGTGTTACTACTATTAGCCTCCTGGATTAAGTTAGTTCGGGAGAGCAAGAGGTTTAATATAAACGGACCTTCGCCGTTGCCTCTCATTGGAAATGCTCATTTGTTCATTGTTAAGTCTTCAG agtTTTTGAATCTAATTCACAGACTATCTCTTAAATATGGTGATGCGTTTAGAGTCCATATGTTCTCACAACCGACGGTGATTTTAAACCATCCTAAATATATTGAA GAGCTCATCACTAGCACGGATCACATAACAAAGGGAGTGCAATACAACTTCTTGCTAAGTTGGCTCGGGCAAGGCCTCCTCACTTCCACAG GCCAAAAATGGAAGTCTCACCGCAAATTCTTGACTCCCGCTTTCCACTTCAACATACTGCAAAACTTCCTGCCGGTGTTCTGCAAGAACCAGCGAGTGTTAACAGAGAAACTGAAACAAATGGCTGACGGACGTAACATTGATATGTTCCCTCTCGTCGCTTTAGCGGCTCTCGACAATGTTACAG AATCCATTATGGGACTGTGTATTGATGCCCAGCAACACAGCAAGTCAGATTACGTCCAGTCTGTTGATGA attGTCAAGAATCGTAACCATGAGAATGCAAATACCTATCCTCGGTGAAGAAGCGATCTTCAATCTATTGCCTCTAAAAACGAAACAAGATAAAGCACTAAAGGTCCTGCACGGACAGACAAACCAAGTCATTAACGCAAGGAGACAAGAACTTAAGAAATTGAATATTACTACTTTGAAAGCTAGCGATGATGTTG gtatcAGGAACAAGCACGCCTTCTTGGACTTATTGTTGTTATCTGAAATTGACGGACAAAAAATTAATGATCAGAGCGTTCGAGAGGAAGTCGACACATTTATGTTCGAG GGTCACGACACGACGACCTCAGGCATCGCTTACACTCTCTACCTCCTGTCAAAACATAGAGATGTCCAAGAAAAGATTTTCGAGGAACTTAAGACTATTTTCACAGATGACTTACACAGAGACCCGACATACAA TGAGTTCAGTCAGATGAAGTATTTGGAGCTGGTGCTGAAAGAGTCGATGCGACTGTTCCCGCCGGTGCCTTTGATCGCAAGACTTATCACGAGGGACTGCG AAATCGGAGGTTTAAAATTAGTGAAAGGAACATCGGTGTTAATGAACATCTTCCAGATCCATAGACATCCTGAAATATTTGAAGATCCCTTGGAGTTCCGTCCCGAAAGATTTGAAGGTCCCCTGAAGCACGCCTTCGCTTGGGTTGCGTTCAGTGCTGGTCCCAGGAACTGTATAG GTCAAAAGTTCGCGATGATGGAACTCAAGATCACAATTTCGGAGATCATCAAGAATTTCATAATTCTGCCTTCTGATCAAACGCCTGAATTAAGCGCAGACCTTGTTTTAAGATCACAGAATGGAGTAAATGTCAAATTACGACCTAGGCATTAG
- the LOC113507362 gene encoding cytochrome P450 4d2-like isoform X1 produces the protein MILLLVLIVLVLLLIASWIRLNRESKRFNVRGPSPLPLIGNAHLFIVKSSEFLNLLHRLALKYGDAYRVHLFSQPYVILTHPKYLEELVPSMEHITKGRSYSFLTCWLGQGLLTSTGQRWKSHRKFLTPAFHFNILQNFLPVFCKNQRVLTEKLKKMADGRNVDLFPIVALAALDNVTESIMGVCVDAQKHSKSDYVQSIDELSRIVSMRMQIPILGEDPIFNLLPYKTRQDKALKILHGQTNQVINARRQELKNLNITALNASDDVGIRNKHAFLDLLLLSEIDGQKIDDESVREEVDTFMFEGHDTTTSGIAYTLYCLSNHRDVQEKIYEELQTIFIDDMHRDPTYHELHQMKYLELVLRESMRLFPPVPMVERRMMRDCEVGGLNFLKGTSVVINIFEIQRQPELFEDPLEFRPERFEGPLKHAFSWLAFSAGPRNCIGQKFAMMELKITISEIVKNFIILPSDQAPELSADLILRSQNGVHVKLRPRN, from the exons ATgattttgttattagtattaattgttctagttttattattaatagccTCCTGGATTAGGTTAAACCGGGAGAGCAAGAGGTTTAATGTACGGGGACCGTCGCCACTGCCCCTAATTGGAAATgctcatttgtttattgttaaatcTTCAG agttCTTGAATTTACTTCATAGATTGGCCTTAAAATATGGCGATGCGTATCGAGTGCATTTGTTCTCACAACCGTACGTGATTCTAACACACCCTAAATATCTTGAG GAACTCGTGCCAAGTATGGAACACATAACAAAAGGCAGGTCATACAGCTTCCTGACTTGTTGGCTCGGGCAAGGCCTCCTCACGTCCACAG gtcAGAGATGGAAGTCTCACCGTAAATTCTTGACTCCCGCTTTCCACTTCAACATTCTGCAAAACTTCCTGCCGGTGTTCTGCAAGAACCAGCGAGTGCTGACAGAGAAACTGAAGAAAATGGCTGACGGACGCAACGTTGATTTGTTTCCGATTGTCGCTTTAGCGGCTCTAGACAATGTTACAG aATCAATTATGGGAGTCTGTGTGGATGCTCAGAAACACAGCAAGTCAGACTACGTGCAGTCTATTGATGA ATTGTCGAGAATCGTTTCCATGAGAATGCAAATACCTATCCTCGGCGAAGATCCGATTTTCAATCTATTGCCTTACAAGACGAGACAAGACAAAGCATTGAAAATCTTGCACGGACAGACAAACCAAGTAATCAATGCAAGACGACAAGAACTCAAGAATTTGAATATTACTGCTTTGAATGCTAGTGATGATGTTG gtatcaGGAATAAGCATGCCTTCTTGGACTTATTGTTGCTCTCTGAAATCGACGGCCAAAAAATAGATGACGAAAGTGTTCGAGAGGAGGTCGACACCTTTATGTTCGAA GGTCACGACACCACGACCTCAGGCATCGCCTACACTCTCTACTGCTTGTCAAACCACAGAGATGTCCAAGAAAAGATTTACGAGGAACTCCAAACTATATTCATAGATGACATGCACAGAGACCCAACGTACCA tgaACTGCACCAGATGAAGTATTTGGAGCTGGTGTTGAGGGAGTCGATGCGATTGTTCCCACCGGTGCCTATGGTTGAAAGACGTATGATGAGGGACTGTG AGGTTGGAGGCTTAAACTTTTTGAAAGGAACATCGGTGGTGATCAACATCTTCGAGATTCAGAGACAGCCTGAATTATTCGAGGATCCCTTGGAGTTCCGTCCCGAAAGATTTGAGGGTCCACTAAAGCATGCCTTCAGTTGGCTTGCATTTAGTGCGGGTCCTAGGAACTGTATAG GTCAAAAGTTCGCGATGATGGAACTCAAGATTACAATTTCGGAGATCGTCAAGAACTTCATAATTCTACCTTCTGATCAGGCTCCAGAACTGAGCGCAGACCTTATTTTAAGATCACAGAACGGGGTACATGTCAAACTTAGACCTAGGAATTAG
- the LOC113507362 gene encoding cytochrome P450 4d2-like isoform X2 gives MEHITKGRSYSFLTCWLGQGLLTSTGQRWKSHRKFLTPAFHFNILQNFLPVFCKNQRVLTEKLKKMADGRNVDLFPIVALAALDNVTESIMGVCVDAQKHSKSDYVQSIDELSRIVSMRMQIPILGEDPIFNLLPYKTRQDKALKILHGQTNQVINARRQELKNLNITALNASDDVGIRNKHAFLDLLLLSEIDGQKIDDESVREEVDTFMFEGHDTTTSGIAYTLYCLSNHRDVQEKIYEELQTIFIDDMHRDPTYHELHQMKYLELVLRESMRLFPPVPMVERRMMRDCEVGGLNFLKGTSVVINIFEIQRQPELFEDPLEFRPERFEGPLKHAFSWLAFSAGPRNCIGQKFAMMELKITISEIVKNFIILPSDQAPELSADLILRSQNGVHVKLRPRN, from the exons ATGGAACACATAACAAAAGGCAGGTCATACAGCTTCCTGACTTGTTGGCTCGGGCAAGGCCTCCTCACGTCCACAG gtcAGAGATGGAAGTCTCACCGTAAATTCTTGACTCCCGCTTTCCACTTCAACATTCTGCAAAACTTCCTGCCGGTGTTCTGCAAGAACCAGCGAGTGCTGACAGAGAAACTGAAGAAAATGGCTGACGGACGCAACGTTGATTTGTTTCCGATTGTCGCTTTAGCGGCTCTAGACAATGTTACAG aATCAATTATGGGAGTCTGTGTGGATGCTCAGAAACACAGCAAGTCAGACTACGTGCAGTCTATTGATGA ATTGTCGAGAATCGTTTCCATGAGAATGCAAATACCTATCCTCGGCGAAGATCCGATTTTCAATCTATTGCCTTACAAGACGAGACAAGACAAAGCATTGAAAATCTTGCACGGACAGACAAACCAAGTAATCAATGCAAGACGACAAGAACTCAAGAATTTGAATATTACTGCTTTGAATGCTAGTGATGATGTTG gtatcaGGAATAAGCATGCCTTCTTGGACTTATTGTTGCTCTCTGAAATCGACGGCCAAAAAATAGATGACGAAAGTGTTCGAGAGGAGGTCGACACCTTTATGTTCGAA GGTCACGACACCACGACCTCAGGCATCGCCTACACTCTCTACTGCTTGTCAAACCACAGAGATGTCCAAGAAAAGATTTACGAGGAACTCCAAACTATATTCATAGATGACATGCACAGAGACCCAACGTACCA tgaACTGCACCAGATGAAGTATTTGGAGCTGGTGTTGAGGGAGTCGATGCGATTGTTCCCACCGGTGCCTATGGTTGAAAGACGTATGATGAGGGACTGTG AGGTTGGAGGCTTAAACTTTTTGAAAGGAACATCGGTGGTGATCAACATCTTCGAGATTCAGAGACAGCCTGAATTATTCGAGGATCCCTTGGAGTTCCGTCCCGAAAGATTTGAGGGTCCACTAAAGCATGCCTTCAGTTGGCTTGCATTTAGTGCGGGTCCTAGGAACTGTATAG GTCAAAAGTTCGCGATGATGGAACTCAAGATTACAATTTCGGAGATCGTCAAGAACTTCATAATTCTACCTTCTGATCAGGCTCCAGAACTGAGCGCAGACCTTATTTTAAGATCACAGAACGGGGTACATGTCAAACTTAGACCTAGGAATTAG